The Gracilimonas sp. genome includes a region encoding these proteins:
- a CDS encoding sulfite exporter TauE/SafE family protein: MELWTGFTLGLLGSFHCIGMCGPIALAIPGQNRSTGAMLFRGILYNLGRILTYAFIGFVFGILGLGATIAGYQNALSIVLGVLVIAFAVFPHIKLPAKVNSVYTDFTTRITRHISGLYKSNSRFSSFFIGLLNGFLPCGFVVTALAAALITSTTFYSALYMALFGLGTLPVMLMMNMAPGFISPKLRSKLRPFSSYFAIIIGLLLIWRGYSMMNGGHTMMH; this comes from the coding sequence ATGGAACTCTGGACCGGTTTTACCTTGGGGCTTTTAGGTAGTTTTCACTGCATTGGCATGTGTGGTCCCATTGCCTTAGCTATACCGGGCCAAAATCGGTCAACCGGAGCCATGCTGTTTCGGGGGATTCTCTATAATCTGGGACGCATACTTACCTATGCATTTATAGGCTTTGTGTTTGGGATTTTAGGTCTGGGCGCAACTATTGCCGGATACCAAAATGCGCTGTCTATAGTACTTGGGGTGCTCGTCATTGCCTTCGCGGTATTTCCTCACATAAAACTTCCCGCTAAAGTAAATTCGGTTTATACGGATTTCACCACAAGAATAACCCGGCATATTTCCGGCCTGTACAAAAGCAATTCCCGATTTTCATCGTTCTTTATAGGACTGCTGAATGGCTTCCTCCCCTGTGGGTTTGTAGTTACCGCTCTGGCAGCAGCTTTAATTACATCGACTACCTTTTACAGTGCTCTTTACATGGCATTGTTTGGTTTGGGGACCCTGCCTGTGATGTTGATGATGAACATGGCTCCGGGATTTATCTCTCCAAAGCTTCGATCTAAATTACGCCCCTTCTCTTCCTATTTTGCCATTATTATTGGTTTGTTATTGATCTGGCGCGGGTATTCCATGATGAACGGCGGACATACAATGATGCATTAA
- the ccoS gene encoding cbb3-type cytochrome oxidase assembly protein CcoS encodes MEVIYLLIAFSLMVALIFLGLFFWAVKSGQFDDQYTPSMRVLFDDTNSNKKTTNHKNRDE; translated from the coding sequence ATGGAAGTAATTTACCTGCTTATTGCCTTCAGTTTAATGGTCGCTTTAATCTTCCTGGGACTGTTTTTCTGGGCAGTGAAAAGCGGACAGTTCGACGATCAGTACACTCCATCGATGCGGGTACTTTTTGACGATACGAATTCAAACAAAAAAACAACTAACCACAAAAATCGGGATGAGTAA
- a CDS encoding PLP-dependent aspartate aminotransferase family protein has translation MMKTKIKPTLESVAVHAGKGKKDQYGSHATPIYQTSTYVFDDVEAGAKAFRHEEGGASHVYSRLGNPTVEALERAVCELETYSLDNPEDYVGMAFGSGMAAITTGIIALAKGGHIVAQDALYGCTSQFLKEEVPVIGMSCSFADMSDLFQVEMELKKHPETKLIYLESIANPTMTVADIKALSQLAEEHDAKLMVDNTFATPYHIRPFELGANVVVHSTTKYIGGHGSVIGGVMVAKKEIYEESEAALFRKNLGGIAGPMDAWLTLNGVKTLPLRMKKHAENGMKVARFLEDHPKVDHVFYPGLESHPQHGLASSIMKEGYGGMIAFELVGGYEAGVSLMNNVKLCTLAVSLGAVDTLIQHPASMTHSIVDEDLKKQAGITDGLVRISVGIEGAEDIIADLEQALEIHN, from the coding sequence ATGATGAAAACGAAGATTAAACCCACATTAGAATCCGTTGCCGTACATGCCGGAAAAGGGAAAAAAGATCAATATGGGTCACATGCAACGCCCATCTATCAAACATCCACCTATGTTTTTGACGATGTAGAAGCCGGAGCTAAGGCTTTTCGTCACGAAGAGGGCGGGGCAAGCCACGTTTATTCCCGACTGGGAAATCCAACTGTTGAAGCTCTTGAAAGAGCAGTTTGTGAGTTGGAAACCTATTCGCTGGACAATCCTGAAGATTACGTCGGAATGGCTTTTGGTAGCGGCATGGCCGCCATCACAACGGGAATTATTGCACTTGCCAAAGGAGGGCATATTGTAGCTCAGGATGCTCTTTATGGCTGCACCAGTCAGTTTTTGAAAGAGGAAGTTCCGGTGATAGGCATGAGCTGCTCGTTTGCCGATATGTCCGATTTATTTCAGGTTGAAATGGAACTGAAAAAGCATCCGGAAACCAAACTCATTTACCTTGAAAGCATCGCCAATCCTACGATGACGGTTGCGGACATAAAAGCACTTTCACAACTGGCTGAAGAGCACGATGCCAAGCTGATGGTTGATAATACATTCGCTACTCCGTATCACATTCGTCCGTTTGAATTGGGAGCCAATGTTGTCGTTCATTCAACAACAAAATACATAGGCGGACATGGCTCAGTTATTGGCGGTGTGATGGTTGCCAAAAAAGAAATATATGAAGAATCTGAAGCGGCTCTCTTCAGAAAGAACCTGGGCGGTATTGCCGGACCTATGGATGCCTGGCTTACCCTGAATGGAGTCAAAACGCTCCCGCTTCGAATGAAGAAACATGCCGAAAACGGTATGAAAGTAGCCCGGTTCCTTGAGGACCATCCCAAAGTGGATCATGTTTTTTATCCGGGGCTTGAGTCACACCCGCAGCATGGTTTGGCATCTTCCATAATGAAAGAGGGATATGGAGGAATGATCGCCTTTGAACTGGTTGGTGGTTACGAGGCTGGTGTATCGCTGATGAACAATGTAAAGCTGTGTACGCTGGCGGTAAGCCTGGGCGCGGTTGATACCCTGATTCAGCATCCTGCTTCTATGACGCACTCTATCGTGGATGAGGACTTAAAAAAGCAGGCTGGTATCACTGACGGGCTGGTACGCATTTCGGTAGGTATCGAAGGTGCAGAAGATATCATCGCCGACCTCGAGCAAGCGCTGGAAATTCATAATTAG
- a CDS encoding HAD-IA family hydrolase: MSQLNPKFIYFDLDDTLLDHKKAEQAGLRDVHQHFDMFNGISEDNLLETYHHINKGLWEEYGRGEIDRHELHRRRFSETFQELGLDENMQEEAGKVYMNYYRNHWEWIAGAKEAYEAVADKFEVGIITNGFAETQRLKIDQFNLKETARQIVISEDVGVMKPDPKIFDHSTKLAGVNREDILYVGDSFTSDVVGGSKANWKVAWYTQTPIEQGYKLADLIFDDFDELLNKLGI, encoded by the coding sequence TTGTCACAACTGAATCCCAAATTCATTTATTTTGACTTAGATGACACGCTCCTTGATCACAAAAAGGCAGAACAAGCCGGACTCAGAGACGTGCATCAGCATTTTGATATGTTTAACGGCATTTCGGAAGACAACCTTCTGGAAACCTATCACCATATAAACAAAGGATTATGGGAAGAATACGGGCGTGGAGAAATTGACCGGCATGAACTACACCGGCGCCGATTTTCTGAGACCTTTCAGGAACTTGGCCTGGATGAAAATATGCAGGAAGAAGCCGGTAAAGTTTATATGAATTACTACCGGAATCATTGGGAATGGATTGCTGGAGCTAAAGAAGCCTATGAAGCAGTAGCTGATAAATTTGAAGTTGGTATCATCACCAACGGATTTGCTGAAACCCAGCGCCTGAAAATTGATCAGTTCAATTTAAAAGAAACCGCCCGTCAAATTGTCATTTCTGAGGATGTAGGTGTGATGAAGCCGGATCCCAAAATTTTTGACCATTCCACAAAGTTAGCCGGGGTGAACCGGGAAGATATTCTGTATGTGGGAGATTCCTTCACGTCGGATGTGGTGGGTGGTTCCAAAGCAAACTGGAAAGTAGCCTGGTACACCCAAACACCGATTGAACAGGGCTACAAGTTAGCTGACTTAATTTTCGATGATTTTGATGAGCTTCTGAATAAGCTTGGGATCTGA
- a CDS encoding TPM domain-containing protein, translating into MRKLLSLFLFLSLTVSAFGQDFLPDRPTGMVNDFADMLSSSEERRLENKLRSYRDTTTNAFVITTIESLQNYPIEDVATNLFNSWDIQYEQRNNGVLILISEQDREMRIEVGYGLEGAIPDIMANRIINDVMTPSFRAGDFYGGLNQATDILIDLAAGEFEGFPERRTSSGDEGIPIDLIILFIILIFFLVSKGKGGKGGRRHSLGSNGIIFFGGGFGSGRGGSSFGGGGGGFGGFGGGGGFSSGGGGASGGW; encoded by the coding sequence ATGCGTAAATTATTAAGCCTGTTCCTATTTTTAAGTTTAACCGTAAGCGCATTCGGTCAGGATTTTTTGCCGGACCGTCCTACCGGAATGGTGAATGACTTCGCTGATATGCTCTCCTCTTCTGAAGAACGGCGGCTTGAGAATAAATTGCGCAGCTACCGGGATACCACAACCAATGCTTTTGTGATTACAACCATTGAAAGCCTGCAGAATTACCCTATTGAAGATGTAGCTACCAATCTATTCAACTCCTGGGATATACAATATGAGCAGCGCAATAATGGCGTTTTAATTTTGATTTCTGAACAGGACCGGGAAATGCGCATCGAAGTTGGATATGGGCTGGAAGGTGCCATCCCCGATATCATGGCAAACCGGATTATCAATGATGTAATGACCCCAAGCTTCCGCGCCGGAGACTTCTATGGCGGACTGAACCAGGCTACTGATATTCTTATTGATTTAGCTGCCGGTGAGTTTGAAGGATTTCCGGAACGCAGAACCTCTTCCGGCGATGAGGGCATACCCATTGACCTGATTATTCTTTTTATCATCCTCATATTCTTCTTGGTTTCTAAAGGGAAAGGAGGAAAAGGCGGTCGCCGGCATTCTCTTGGCTCCAACGGCATCATATTCTTTGGCGGAGGATTCGGAAGTGGGCGCGGAGGCAGTTCCTTCGGAGGCGGTGGTGGCGGCTTCGGTGGATTTGGCGGCGGTGGCGGCTTCAGCTCCGGCGGCGGCGGTGCTAGCGGCGGCTGGTAA
- the ccoN gene encoding cytochrome-c oxidase, cbb3-type subunit I: protein MSSLETFHYDNEIVRKFGIATIIWGLIGFIVGLTIALKLIYPDFLGFIPELSYGRLRPLHTNAVIFAFAGNAIFYGVYYSLPRLCKASMWSEKLSNIHFWGWQAIIVSAVLTLPFGINTSKEYAELEWPIDIAITLIWVIFGINMIMTILKRREKHLYVAIWFYIATFITVAVLHVVNSFEMPATFLKSYPIYAGVQDALVQWWYGHNAVAFFLTTPFLGIMYYFIPKAANRPIFSYRLSIVHFWSLIFIYIWAGPHHLLYTALPGWAQALGTVFSLMLIAPSWGGMLNGLLTLRGAWDRVREDPVLKFLVVGVTAYGMVTFEGPMLSIANVNAIAHYSDYIIGHVHNGALLWNGGLTFAMLYYITPKIYKTKLYSVKLANVHFWFATLGAIFYVIPMYWGGITQSLMWKQFTAEGLLQYPNFLETVTQIIPMYALRAVGGTLFIIGAAIGSYNIFKTARQGSLEKSEVDEAQAIINPAEGHKESWHRRLESRPLQMTVLVLVVILIGGIVEYVPTALVKSNVPTIESVKPYTPLEIEGRDIYIAEGCNNCHSQMIRPFRSETERYGEYSKAGEFVYDHPHLWGSKRTGPDLHRLGGKYPDSWHVRHMYDPTSTSPGSIMPAYPWLFTQDMDKESIPARINALRSVGVPYVEGYEEIAIRDLEAQAQEITQGLKENGFDQIEGIQITSDKKIIAIIAYMQRLGVDIKGEENPWESLPSSDRIQANFKPQMEE from the coding sequence ATGTCATCATTAGAAACCTTTCATTACGATAACGAAATCGTCCGGAAATTCGGGATAGCCACTATCATCTGGGGCTTAATCGGATTTATCGTTGGGCTAACCATCGCCCTGAAACTAATTTATCCGGACTTCCTCGGCTTTATACCGGAGCTGTCTTATGGCCGGCTGCGACCTCTGCATACCAATGCTGTGATCTTCGCCTTTGCCGGAAACGCCATATTCTACGGGGTCTATTATTCACTTCCACGGCTTTGTAAAGCCAGTATGTGGAGTGAGAAACTCAGTAATATTCACTTTTGGGGCTGGCAGGCTATTATTGTTTCGGCCGTATTAACCCTTCCTTTCGGGATTAACACCAGTAAGGAATATGCTGAGCTGGAATGGCCTATTGATATCGCCATCACTCTTATTTGGGTGATTTTCGGTATTAACATGATCATGACCATCCTCAAGCGTCGTGAAAAACACCTCTACGTAGCCATTTGGTTCTATATCGCTACTTTTATCACCGTGGCTGTACTGCACGTGGTTAACTCTTTTGAAATGCCCGCCACTTTCCTGAAAAGTTATCCGATCTATGCCGGTGTTCAGGATGCCCTGGTTCAGTGGTGGTATGGTCACAATGCCGTAGCCTTCTTCCTTACCACGCCCTTTTTGGGGATCATGTATTATTTCATCCCGAAGGCAGCGAACCGACCTATTTTTTCCTATCGGTTATCGATCGTTCATTTCTGGTCACTGATTTTCATTTATATCTGGGCCGGACCTCATCACCTGCTTTATACTGCACTGCCGGGATGGGCGCAGGCCTTGGGTACGGTTTTCAGTTTAATGCTGATTGCACCCAGCTGGGGTGGTATGCTTAACGGTTTGCTTACCCTTCGCGGAGCCTGGGACCGGGTTCGTGAAGATCCCGTTCTCAAGTTCCTCGTAGTGGGTGTTACCGCTTACGGTATGGTTACTTTTGAAGGCCCCATGCTTTCCATCGCTAACGTAAATGCCATTGCCCACTACTCCGATTACATTATCGGTCATGTGCATAACGGTGCCCTGCTCTGGAATGGTGGTTTAACCTTTGCGATGCTGTATTACATCACACCGAAGATCTACAAGACCAAGCTTTATTCTGTGAAGCTGGCCAACGTCCACTTCTGGTTTGCTACGCTTGGTGCCATCTTCTATGTGATCCCTATGTACTGGGGTGGAATCACTCAAAGTTTGATGTGGAAACAATTCACTGCTGAAGGTCTTCTGCAATATCCAAACTTCCTGGAAACCGTAACTCAGATCATTCCCATGTATGCGTTGCGTGCGGTAGGTGGAACGCTCTTCATTATAGGAGCAGCTATCGGTAGCTATAATATCTTTAAAACTGCCCGCCAGGGTTCGTTGGAGAAATCTGAAGTGGATGAAGCCCAGGCAATCATCAACCCGGCAGAGGGACATAAAGAAAGCTGGCACCGACGCCTTGAATCCCGACCGCTCCAAATGACTGTATTGGTATTGGTTGTAATTTTAATTGGCGGTATTGTGGAATACGTACCAACGGCTCTTGTGAAATCAAATGTGCCTACCATTGAAAGCGTGAAGCCATACACTCCGCTGGAAATTGAAGGCCGCGATATTTACATCGCCGAAGGTTGTAATAACTGCCACTCGCAGATGATTCGTCCTTTCCGCTCCGAAACCGAGCGTTACGGCGAATATTCCAAAGCCGGTGAGTTTGTTTACGATCACCCACACTTATGGGGATCAAAACGTACCGGCCCTGATCTGCACCGTTTAGGAGGCAAGTATCCGGATTCCTGGCACGTGCGTCACATGTATGATCCGACGTCCACTTCACCGGGCTCTATCATGCCGGCTTACCCATGGCTTTTCACTCAGGATATGGACAAAGAATCCATTCCGGCCCGTATTAATGCGCTCAGAAGTGTAGGCGTGCCTTATGTGGAAGGCTATGAAGAAATCGCCATTCGCGACCTGGAGGCACAGGCTCAGGAAATAACTCAAGGGTTGAAAGAAAATGGCTTTGATCAGATTGAAGGAATTCAGATCACTTCCGACAAGAAAATCATCGCCATTATTGCCTACATGCAGCGGCTGGGAGTTGACATTAAAGGGGAAGAAAACCCCTGGGAGTCACTTCCATCCAGCGATCGTATCCAGGCAAACTTCAAACCGCAAATGGAGGAGTAA
- a CDS encoding cbb3-type cytochrome c oxidase subunit 3 codes for MYKNVLRAIEDIGIYPSISLILFFTFFVVMLIYLIKKGKHHWDDAARLPLEDDKMNYNQSEQ; via the coding sequence ATGTACAAGAATGTATTACGTGCGATCGAAGATATTGGGATTTACCCGAGCATCTCCCTCATTCTGTTTTTCACCTTTTTTGTGGTCATGTTGATTTACCTGATCAAGAAAGGAAAACATCATTGGGATGATGCCGCACGCCTCCCCCTCGAAGACGACAAGATGAACTATAACCAATCAGAGCAATGA
- a CDS encoding cbb3-type cytochrome c oxidase N-terminal domain-containing protein: MKILDDEKDLLLDHEYDGIRELDNHMPVWWLWLFYFTIAWGVGYMVYYYMLGGPSQEELYEMEMAAAEEKYNLDSGGGTEPQGESDFTWAYLDDEARIEEGKEIFMSNNNLCYTCHGSNGEGLVGPNLTDDLWIHGCSADEMAASIIEGFPDKGMIAYGSGAPMSNEKVQSLISYIASIQGTDPAGAKAADMSRAQPCTIE, from the coding sequence ATGAAAATATTAGACGACGAAAAAGATCTGTTACTCGACCACGAGTATGATGGAATCCGTGAACTGGACAATCATATGCCTGTTTGGTGGTTATGGTTATTCTATTTCACTATTGCGTGGGGTGTAGGCTACATGGTGTATTATTATATGCTGGGTGGTCCTTCTCAGGAAGAACTCTACGAGATGGAAATGGCTGCCGCCGAGGAAAAGTACAACCTGGACAGTGGCGGTGGTACAGAACCTCAGGGTGAATCTGATTTTACCTGGGCGTACCTCGATGACGAGGCCAGAATTGAGGAAGGGAAGGAAATCTTTATGAGTAATAACAACCTTTGCTATACCTGCCACGGAAGCAATGGCGAAGGACTTGTTGGCCCTAACCTTACCGACGACCTCTGGATTCATGGTTGCTCTGCTGATGAAATGGCCGCCAGTATCATCGAAGGCTTTCCGGATAAAGGAATGATTGCCTACGGAAGTGGCGCACCCATGTCGAACGAAAAGGTTCAAAGCCTGATCAGCTATATTGCCTCCATACAGGGAACCGACCCTGCCGGTGCAAAAGCCGCTGACATGAGCCGCGCTCAACCCTGCACAATTGAGTGA
- a CDS encoding LemA family protein, producing the protein MKAKFWIILGVIALFVFYGISVNNSLVSQEENVNSAWAQVENQYQRRADLIPNLVNTVRGAADFESETLTEVIEARSRATSVNIDASDLNNPQAFQQFQEAQSQLSGALSRLLVTVERYPELKANQNFRDLQAQLEGTENRIATERRRFNQAAQAYNTKVRRFPASMIASIAGFEQKEYFQADEGAQEAPTVDFSN; encoded by the coding sequence ATGAAAGCTAAATTTTGGATTATTCTCGGAGTCATTGCACTCTTCGTTTTTTATGGAATCAGCGTAAACAACAGCCTGGTTTCTCAGGAAGAAAATGTAAACAGCGCCTGGGCTCAGGTAGAAAATCAATATCAACGCCGTGCCGATCTCATTCCTAATCTCGTAAATACGGTTCGCGGTGCTGCAGATTTTGAGTCTGAAACCCTGACTGAAGTAATTGAAGCACGCAGCCGTGCCACTTCTGTAAATATTGACGCCAGCGACCTGAACAATCCACAGGCTTTCCAGCAATTTCAGGAAGCCCAGAGCCAGTTAAGCGGCGCTCTCTCCCGGTTATTGGTTACGGTTGAACGTTATCCGGAATTAAAAGCCAATCAGAACTTCAGGGATCTTCAGGCGCAACTTGAAGGAACCGAGAACCGAATTGCCACTGAACGGCGGCGCTTTAACCAGGCCGCGCAGGCTTACAACACCAAAGTACGCCGGTTCCCCGCCAGTATGATTGCCTCCATCGCCGGCTTTGAGCAGAAGGAATACTTCCAGGCCGATGAAGGTGCCCAGGAAGCCCCAACCGTAGATTTCAGCAATTAA
- the ccoG gene encoding cytochrome c oxidase accessory protein CcoG has product MASLEEKRRIDKKQFRDHLATVNKEGKRNWIYPKKPSGRHYKARNVVAVLLLAFFFSGPFITINGNPLLLLNIIERKFVIFGVAFWPQDLHLLVFGMLAFILFVVLFTTIFGRLWCGWACPQTIFMEMVFRRIEYWIEGDAADQIRLNKKPWNFEKIWKKTTKHGVFFGIAFLISNMFLAYIIGPDQLFEIITDPPSEHLAGLSSMIIFSGVFYGVFAFMREQVCHFVCPYGRMQSVMLDNNSINVMYDYKRGETRASVKDRYQLENRKATLEDLGFSANETFGDCIDCYQCVKVCPMGIDIRNGTQLECVHCTACIDACDSVMDKIDKPRGLIRYSSENAIKEGEQKVLTPRVAGYSGILIVLLATFITLLTLRPDTETSILREPGTLYQELPNNIYSNIYNLKVLNKTFEDLDFELRLESPEGEIVSLGNVDTIPSQNSAEGRFLVKLPESELTGLQTQLTFGVYSNGEKLETITSGFLGPATNSNN; this is encoded by the coding sequence ATGGCATCGTTAGAGGAAAAAAGAAGAATTGATAAAAAACAGTTTCGTGACCACCTTGCTACGGTCAACAAGGAAGGGAAACGGAACTGGATTTATCCCAAAAAACCAAGCGGCAGGCATTACAAGGCGCGTAATGTAGTGGCTGTACTCTTACTGGCTTTCTTCTTTTCCGGACCGTTTATCACCATAAATGGGAATCCCTTATTACTGCTCAATATAATCGAACGGAAATTTGTGATCTTCGGGGTTGCTTTCTGGCCGCAGGATCTGCATCTGCTCGTTTTTGGAATGCTGGCCTTCATCCTGTTTGTGGTTCTTTTCACCACCATTTTCGGCCGACTTTGGTGCGGATGGGCTTGCCCCCAAACCATTTTTATGGAAATGGTTTTCCGGAGAATAGAATACTGGATTGAGGGAGATGCCGCTGACCAAATCCGGCTCAACAAAAAGCCCTGGAATTTTGAGAAAATCTGGAAAAAGACGACCAAACACGGAGTCTTCTTTGGCATTGCCTTTTTGATTTCGAATATGTTCCTGGCTTACATTATCGGCCCCGATCAGTTGTTTGAAATCATCACTGATCCACCTTCTGAACATCTTGCCGGTTTAAGCTCTATGATTATTTTCAGCGGGGTCTTTTACGGCGTTTTTGCCTTTATGAGAGAACAGGTTTGTCATTTTGTGTGCCCGTATGGACGAATGCAGTCCGTGATGCTCGACAATAACTCCATCAATGTAATGTACGATTACAAACGTGGAGAAACCCGGGCCAGCGTCAAAGACCGGTATCAGCTGGAAAACCGAAAAGCCACACTCGAAGATTTGGGCTTCAGCGCCAATGAAACTTTTGGCGACTGTATTGACTGTTACCAATGTGTGAAGGTTTGCCCGATGGGAATCGACATCCGTAACGGGACTCAACTTGAGTGTGTGCATTGTACAGCATGTATTGATGCCTGTGATTCTGTAATGGACAAGATTGATAAGCCCCGGGGACTTATCCGGTACTCTTCGGAGAACGCAATCAAAGAAGGAGAACAAAAAGTACTCACCCCGCGGGTAGCCGGTTATTCAGGTATTCTGATTGTTCTGTTAGCCACATTCATTACGCTGCTTACCTTACGGCCGGATACGGAGACGTCCATTTTGCGTGAGCCCGGAACTTTATACCAGGAACTTCCCAACAACATCTACAGCAATATTTACAACCTTAAAGTGCTGAACAAAACCTTTGAAGATCTTGACTTCGAGCTACGACTGGAAAGTCCGGAAGGAGAAATAGTGTCGCTTGGAAATGTGGATACCATCCCTTCCCAAAATTCTGCCGAAGGGCGTTTTTTAGTGAAACTACCGGAGAGTGAACTAACCGGATTGCAAACCCAACTTACCTTTGGTGTATATTCAAATGGTGAAAAACTTGAAACTATAACCTCCGGATTTTTAGGTCCGGCCACCAACAGCAATAATTAA
- a CDS encoding FixH family protein: MKKFNWGTGIVLAVTLFVIATLSVVSYMISLDFYLVSNDHYQEGVEYQQTIDKKQRAENLKNPVVVLFDEPTVSIKLIFPKEILTDSLSGNVTFYRPNNPELDKRYKLDLDQEGRQSIPVGEFEQGRWKLTVEWQSDSLLYIEEKNIFI, encoded by the coding sequence ATGAAAAAATTTAACTGGGGAACCGGAATTGTATTGGCGGTTACCTTATTTGTGATTGCCACTTTGAGTGTGGTAAGCTACATGATCTCGTTAGACTTTTACCTTGTTTCCAATGATCATTATCAGGAAGGCGTTGAGTACCAGCAAACCATCGATAAAAAGCAGCGGGCAGAAAACCTTAAAAATCCGGTTGTGGTACTCTTCGATGAGCCCACGGTTTCCATCAAGCTGATTTTCCCGAAAGAAATTCTAACGGATTCCCTCTCCGGTAACGTTACTTTCTATCGCCCTAACAATCCCGAGCTGGATAAAAGATATAAGCTTGACCTTGATCAGGAAGGCCGGCAATCAATACCCGTGGGTGAGTTTGAGCAAGGCCGCTGGAAACTGACCGTAGAGTGGCAATCCGATTCTCTGCTATACATTGAAGAGAAGAATATTTTCATATAA
- a CDS encoding TPM domain-containing protein, with amino-acid sequence MAKFLTEEQEKSIVESIKEAEKETSGEIRVHIEKKCSAESPLQRAQEVFGELKMHETELRNGVIVYVAWKDHKVAIWGDQGIHEKVGQEFWEEELKLILDFFKKEDYETGLSEVILQIGQKLKEYFPHQKDDVNELSNQISYTKEDKQDESDA; translated from the coding sequence ATGGCCAAATTTCTTACCGAAGAGCAGGAAAAATCAATTGTTGAATCCATTAAGGAGGCGGAGAAAGAAACCTCCGGAGAAATCAGGGTTCACATCGAAAAAAAGTGCAGTGCTGAATCTCCCTTACAGAGGGCGCAGGAAGTCTTTGGCGAGCTGAAGATGCACGAAACCGAATTACGAAACGGGGTAATCGTTTATGTGGCCTGGAAAGATCACAAGGTTGCCATTTGGGGAGATCAGGGTATCCACGAAAAAGTGGGACAGGAGTTTTGGGAAGAGGAACTCAAACTGATTCTCGACTTCTTTAAAAAAGAAGACTATGAAACCGGTTTAAGTGAAGTGATCCTGCAAATTGGGCAGAAACTAAAAGAATATTTCCCTCATCAGAAAGACGATGTGAATGAGCTTTCCAATCAGATCAGCTATACTAAGGAAGACAAACAAGACGAGAGCGATGCGTAA